One Paraburkholderia aromaticivorans genomic region harbors:
- a CDS encoding ion channel has product MATEPSDRPSGFGDAEARASTRRPQGSRELRLDDRVVIDHGTPTPLWQDLYHRALIVRWPIFFVSLAVLFLLLNVTFAALYMLGNAPIANQFPAGFGGAFFFSVETLATVGYGDMHPQTVYAHWIATLEIFVGMTSIALATGLIFARFSRPHAKIIFARYAVIRPLEGRMTLMVRSANARQNVIAEARARLRILRTETTVEGFTLRKLYDLTLVRDQHPVFKLGWTVMHIVDETSPLFGETAETLNGRGTLLLLTLEGVDESTSQTMQARHTWSCDQIYWQHRFVDIMTEKDGVSHIDYAHFNEIVPLDGAPVAVASTPPTSP; this is encoded by the coding sequence ATGGCGACTGAACCGTCAGACCGTCCTTCCGGCTTCGGCGACGCCGAAGCACGCGCATCGACGCGCCGCCCGCAGGGCAGCCGCGAATTGCGTCTGGACGATCGCGTGGTCATCGATCACGGCACGCCGACGCCGCTCTGGCAGGATCTCTATCACCGCGCTCTCATCGTTCGCTGGCCGATTTTTTTTGTATCGCTCGCGGTCTTGTTCCTGCTGCTCAACGTCACGTTTGCCGCACTCTACATGCTGGGCAACGCGCCCATCGCCAATCAGTTTCCCGCCGGTTTTGGCGGCGCGTTTTTCTTTAGCGTTGAAACGCTCGCCACGGTCGGATATGGCGACATGCATCCGCAAACCGTTTACGCGCATTGGATCGCCACGCTGGAAATTTTCGTCGGCATGACCAGCATCGCGTTGGCGACGGGGCTGATCTTCGCGCGCTTCTCGCGCCCGCACGCCAAAATCATCTTTGCCCGTTACGCAGTGATCCGGCCGCTCGAAGGCCGCATGACGCTCATGGTGCGCTCGGCCAACGCGCGTCAGAACGTGATCGCCGAGGCACGCGCACGACTGCGCATTCTGCGCACGGAAACCACGGTCGAAGGTTTTACGTTGCGCAAACTCTATGACCTGACGCTGGTTCGCGATCAACACCCGGTGTTCAAACTGGGCTGGACGGTCATGCACATCGTCGACGAAACCAGCCCGCTATTCGGCGAGACCGCGGAAACGCTCAATGGCCGAGGCACGTTGCTGCTGCTCACACTCGAAGGCGTCGACGAGTCGACCTCGCAAACCATGCAGGCGCGCCACACGTGGTCGTGCGATCAAATCTACTGGCAGCACCGTTTCGTCGACATCATGACCGAGAAAGACGGCGTGAGCCATATCGACTACGCGCATTTCAATGAGATCGTGCCGCTCGACGGCGCGCCCGTCGCAGTCGCCAGCACTCCGCCGACGTCGCCATAA
- a CDS encoding carbohydrate kinase family protein, with amino-acid sequence MSNPSANHEFPFFVSAGDILTDLVRTGASQWLSRPGGAGWNVARCVAQLGLPTACAGSLGVDNFSDELWNASVAAGLDMRFMQRVEQPPLLAIVHQTHPPAYFFMGENSADLAFDPAQLPAGWISQVKWAHFGCISLVRQPIGNTLATLAAELRSQGVKISFDPNYRNLMEHGYEPTLRKMAALADLIKVSDEDLRLLFKTDDEAGALAQLRAMNPAATVLVTRGPETAVLIDGAMVTEARPPRVEVVDTVGAGDASIGGLLFSLMTAPQRAWPEHLAFALAAGAAACRHAGAHAPSLDEVVALL; translated from the coding sequence ATGAGCAATCCCAGCGCGAACCACGAATTCCCCTTCTTCGTCTCAGCCGGCGACATCCTCACGGATCTCGTCCGCACCGGCGCCTCGCAATGGCTCTCGCGTCCTGGCGGCGCCGGCTGGAACGTGGCGCGCTGCGTGGCGCAGCTCGGCCTGCCTACCGCTTGCGCAGGCTCGCTGGGCGTCGATAACTTCTCCGATGAGTTGTGGAACGCGAGCGTCGCGGCCGGGCTCGACATGCGCTTCATGCAGCGCGTGGAGCAGCCGCCCTTGCTGGCGATCGTGCATCAGACGCATCCGCCCGCGTACTTCTTCATGGGCGAGAACAGCGCCGATCTGGCGTTCGATCCGGCACAACTGCCAGCGGGCTGGATAAGTCAGGTGAAGTGGGCGCACTTCGGCTGCATCAGCCTCGTGCGGCAGCCAATCGGCAACACGCTCGCCACCTTGGCTGCCGAGTTGCGTTCGCAAGGCGTGAAGATCAGTTTCGATCCGAACTACCGGAATCTGATGGAACACGGCTACGAACCCACCTTGCGGAAAATGGCCGCGCTCGCCGATCTGATCAAGGTATCGGACGAGGACTTGCGCCTGCTGTTCAAGACCGACGACGAAGCCGGCGCACTCGCGCAGTTGCGGGCCATGAATCCGGCCGCCACCGTGCTGGTGACGCGCGGACCGGAGACCGCCGTGCTGATCGATGGCGCCATGGTGACCGAGGCACGGCCGCCGCGCGTTGAGGTGGTCGATACGGTCGGCGCGGGTGATGCGTCGATCGGCGGCTTGCTGTTCAGCCTGATGACCGCGCCGCAGCGGGCGTGGCCGGAACACCTCGCCTTCGCGCTGGCCGCCGGCGCGGCCGCTTGCCGCCATGCCGGCGCGCATGCGCCGTCGCTCGATGAAGTCGTCGCGCTGCTGTAA
- a CDS encoding AGE family epimerase/isomerase, with translation MTQSDPLHPANGAATVPPVESFRTRDFLLSHVQDTLRFYAPNVLDPSGGFFHFFRDDGSVYDKTTRHLVSSCRYVFNYAMAYRQSGDPQHLEYARHGLQFLREAHWDAQHEGYDWELEWHDGKKRTLDATRHCYGLAFVLLAYSHAAMAGIEEAKPMIGATFELMEHRFWDAAAGLYADEASPDWRVSSYRGQNANMHTTEALLAAHEATRHLVYLDRAERVASNITLRQAKLSQGLVWEHFHADWSVDWHYNEEDSSNIFRPWGFQPGHQTEWAKLLLILERFRPLPWLLPRAIELFDAAMTHAWDEDHGGLYYGFGPDGTVCDHDKYFWVQAESFATAALLGKRTGNERFWDWYDEIWRYSWAHFVDHKYGAWYRILTCDNRKYSDEKSPAGKTDYHTMGACYEVLAHALPDGAAAAPESAEQTK, from the coding sequence ATGACGCAATCCGATCCGCTTCACCCCGCCAACGGCGCCGCTACCGTGCCGCCCGTCGAGAGCTTCCGCACGCGCGATTTTCTGCTCTCGCATGTGCAGGACACGCTGCGCTTTTACGCGCCGAACGTGCTCGACCCGAGCGGCGGCTTTTTCCATTTCTTCCGCGACGACGGTTCGGTCTACGACAAAACCACGCGGCATCTGGTGAGCAGTTGCCGCTACGTCTTCAACTACGCGATGGCGTATCGCCAGTCCGGCGACCCGCAGCATCTCGAATACGCGCGCCACGGCTTGCAGTTCCTGCGAGAAGCGCATTGGGACGCGCAGCACGAAGGCTACGACTGGGAACTCGAATGGCACGACGGCAAGAAGCGCACGCTCGATGCGACGCGCCACTGCTACGGTCTGGCGTTCGTCCTGCTCGCCTATTCGCATGCGGCAATGGCCGGTATCGAGGAAGCGAAACCGATGATCGGCGCGACCTTCGAGCTGATGGAACATCGTTTCTGGGACGCCGCCGCAGGCCTCTACGCCGACGAAGCGTCGCCCGACTGGCGGGTCAGTTCGTACCGTGGGCAAAACGCGAACATGCACACCACCGAGGCGCTGCTCGCCGCGCACGAAGCGACCCGCCATCTCGTCTATCTGGATCGCGCGGAGCGGGTGGCGTCGAATATCACGCTGCGTCAGGCGAAGCTGTCTCAAGGTCTGGTGTGGGAACACTTTCACGCGGACTGGTCGGTCGACTGGCACTACAACGAGGAAGACAGCTCGAACATCTTCCGCCCGTGGGGTTTCCAGCCGGGGCATCAGACAGAATGGGCGAAGCTGCTGCTGATTCTCGAGCGCTTCCGTCCGTTGCCGTGGCTGCTGCCGCGCGCCATCGAACTGTTCGACGCCGCCATGACGCACGCGTGGGACGAAGACCACGGCGGCCTCTACTACGGCTTCGGCCCCGACGGCACCGTGTGCGACCACGACAAGTATTTCTGGGTCCAGGCAGAATCCTTCGCGACGGCCGCGCTGCTCGGCAAGCGCACCGGCAACGAACGTTTCTGGGACTGGTACGACGAGATCTGGCGCTATAGCTGGGCGCATTTCGTCGATCACAAGTATGGCGCGTGGTATCGCATCCTCACGTGCGACAACCGCAAATACAGCGACGAAAAGAGTCCGGCCGGCAAGACCGACTATCACACCATGGGCGCGTGCTACGAAGTACTGGCCCACGCGCTGCCCGACGGGGCGGCCGCTGCGCCCGAATCCGCGGAGCAAACAAAATGA
- a CDS encoding LacI family DNA-binding transcriptional regulator: MATTIRDVARAASVSIGTVSRALKNQPGLSEATRERVVEAARKLGYDAAQLRPRIRRLTFLLHRQHNNFAVSPFFSHVLHGVEDACRERGIVPSVLTAGPTEDVIQQLRLHAPDAVAIAGFVEPETLTTLVAMQRPLVLIDLWAPGMRSVNLDNAAGATLAMRHLFDQQRKRVAFIGGSLAHFSIAQRALGYRRAFFEAGLLFDPSLEVTIDAGLDPDSGAARAMHRLLDAPGPRPDAVFAYNDAAALAALRACLARGLRVPEDIAIIGFDDIPAAAHATPPLSTISVDKEALGRRGVELLLEDAPAELEVRLPVHLIARASTLVKTP, from the coding sequence ATGGCCACAACCATCCGCGACGTCGCCCGCGCGGCCAGCGTGTCGATCGGCACCGTCTCACGCGCACTGAAGAACCAGCCGGGCCTTTCCGAGGCCACTCGCGAGCGCGTCGTCGAAGCGGCGCGCAAGCTCGGCTATGACGCCGCCCAGTTGCGCCCGCGCATCCGCCGTCTCACCTTTTTGCTGCACCGTCAGCACAATAATTTCGCCGTCAGTCCGTTCTTTTCACACGTGCTGCACGGCGTGGAAGACGCCTGCCGCGAGCGCGGCATCGTGCCGTCCGTGCTGACCGCCGGCCCCACCGAAGACGTGATCCAGCAGCTGCGCCTGCATGCGCCGGACGCGGTGGCGATCGCGGGTTTCGTCGAGCCCGAAACGCTGACCACGCTGGTGGCGATGCAGCGCCCGCTCGTGCTGATCGACCTGTGGGCGCCCGGCATGCGCTCGGTGAATCTCGACAACGCCGCAGGCGCCACGCTCGCCATGCGGCATCTGTTCGACCAGCAGCGCAAGCGCGTCGCGTTCATCGGCGGCTCGCTCGCGCACTTCAGCATCGCGCAGCGCGCGCTCGGCTACCGGCGCGCGTTCTTCGAGGCGGGCTTGCTGTTCGACCCGTCGCTCGAAGTGACGATCGACGCCGGCCTCGACCCCGACAGCGGCGCCGCGCGTGCCATGCATCGATTGCTCGACGCGCCGGGCCCGCGCCCCGACGCCGTGTTTGCCTACAACGACGCCGCCGCGCTCGCCGCGCTGCGCGCGTGCCTCGCACGCGGACTGCGCGTGCCCGAGGACATTGCCATCATCGGTTTCGACGACATTCCCGCCGCCGCCCATGCCACGCCGCCGCTGTCGACCATCTCGGTCGACAAGGAAGCGCTCGGCCGGCGCGGCGTCGAGCTGCTGCTCGAAGACGCACCTGCCGAACTGGAAGTCCGTTTGCCCGTCCATCTCATTGCCCGTGCCAGTACTTTGGTGAAAACGCCATGA
- a CDS encoding EAL domain-containing protein, producing the protein MQPRSPSRSAAPRIEELIARRELSAVFQPIIDFEDGAILGYEGLIRGPAGTPLEAPFALFSRALAEGCTIELERAAARTCIEAFAQLDFDGKLFLNFSAGAMRQLAEARDDTLALLRHRGVDPQRIVVELTEQSTILDVGSFLPVITTLRTTGAQFALDDYGTANASMSLWVRLQPDVVKIDRFFVHDIACDPLKFEAVRAMQHFASASGARLVAEGIENEADLIVVRDMGIGCGQGFFFGRPHAQPARKVTDDARDALRAGHIAVFPETTRTVSSASPSGGMASEKMLVHAPALPRHATNNDVLELFNRLPDLHAVAVVEQDEPVALINRRSFMDRYALPYHRELFGKRPCLLFANASPVIIEKSMTVEQMAKLLASDDQRYLADGFVITDNGKYVGLGTGEKLVRAVTEVRIEAARYANPLTFLPGNIPISSHIARLLGNDAGFYACYVDLNHFKPFNDQYGYWQGDEVLKFAAVVLADVCDPTRDFLGHVGGDDFLILFQSDDWRERVLRAIHVFNEGAQRFYAPTDRLAGGIHGEDRRGNPTFFGFVTMAIGCVRVEPAGGPSLYSSEEIASVAALAKRRAKHEASGFVLIDADESVALLRGQAEAAHVALE; encoded by the coding sequence ATGCAACCTCGCTCGCCCTCCCGATCCGCCGCGCCGCGCATCGAGGAGTTGATCGCCCGGCGTGAGCTGTCCGCCGTGTTCCAGCCGATCATCGATTTCGAAGACGGCGCGATCCTCGGCTATGAAGGTCTGATCCGCGGCCCGGCCGGGACGCCGCTCGAAGCGCCGTTCGCCCTGTTTTCGCGAGCGCTTGCCGAGGGCTGCACGATCGAGCTCGAACGCGCCGCCGCGCGTACCTGCATCGAAGCGTTCGCGCAGCTCGACTTCGACGGCAAGCTGTTTCTGAATTTCAGCGCGGGCGCGATGCGCCAGTTGGCCGAGGCGCGCGACGACACGCTCGCGCTGCTGCGTCATCGCGGCGTCGACCCGCAACGGATCGTGGTCGAGTTGACCGAGCAAAGCACGATTCTGGATGTGGGCAGTTTCCTGCCGGTGATCACGACACTGCGCACAACCGGCGCGCAATTCGCGCTCGACGACTACGGCACCGCGAACGCCAGCATGAGCCTGTGGGTGCGTCTGCAACCGGACGTCGTGAAGATCGACCGCTTCTTCGTTCACGACATTGCCTGCGACCCGCTCAAGTTCGAGGCCGTGCGCGCGATGCAGCACTTCGCCAGCGCGAGCGGTGCGCGGCTCGTCGCGGAGGGCATCGAAAACGAAGCGGATCTGATCGTGGTGCGCGACATGGGGATCGGCTGCGGGCAGGGCTTTTTCTTCGGCCGTCCGCACGCGCAGCCGGCCCGCAAGGTGACCGACGACGCCCGCGACGCACTGCGCGCCGGCCACATCGCCGTGTTCCCCGAGACCACGCGCACGGTGAGCAGCGCGTCACCTTCCGGCGGCATGGCATCGGAAAAGATGCTGGTGCACGCGCCCGCGCTGCCGCGCCACGCAACCAACAACGACGTGCTCGAACTATTCAACCGTCTGCCCGACCTGCACGCGGTCGCGGTGGTCGAACAGGACGAGCCGGTTGCGCTGATCAACCGCCGCAGCTTCATGGACCGCTACGCGCTGCCGTATCACCGCGAGCTATTCGGCAAGCGCCCTTGCCTGCTGTTCGCCAATGCGTCGCCGGTCATCATCGAGAAATCGATGACCGTCGAGCAGATGGCCAAGCTCCTCGCAAGCGACGATCAGCGTTATCTCGCCGACGGCTTCGTCATCACCGACAACGGCAAATACGTCGGCCTGGGCACCGGCGAGAAGCTCGTGCGCGCAGTGACCGAGGTGCGCATCGAAGCGGCGCGCTACGCGAACCCGCTGACCTTCCTGCCGGGCAACATCCCGATCAGTTCGCACATTGCCCGCCTGCTCGGCAACGACGCCGGCTTCTACGCGTGCTATGTCGACCTGAACCACTTCAAGCCGTTCAACGACCAGTACGGCTACTGGCAAGGCGACGAAGTACTGAAATTCGCCGCCGTCGTACTCGCCGACGTATGCGACCCCACCCGCGACTTTCTCGGCCACGTGGGCGGCGACGACTTCCTGATCCTGTTCCAGAGCGACGACTGGCGCGAGCGCGTGCTGCGCGCGATCCACGTGTTCAACGAGGGCGCGCAGCGCTTTTATGCGCCGACCGACCGGCTCGCCGGCGGCATCCACGGTGAGGACCGGCGCGGCAATCCGACCTTTTTCGGTTTCGTGACGATGGCGATCGGCTGCGTGCGCGTCGAGCCGGCCGGCGGCCCGTCGCTCTATAGCAGCGAGGAAATTGCGTCCGTCGCGGCACTGGCCAAGCGGCGCGCGAAGCACGAGGCGAGCGGTTTCGTGCTGATCGATGCCGACGAAAGCGTGGCCTTGTTGCGCGGACAGGCCGAAGCCGCTCACGTCGCGCTGGAGTGA
- a CDS encoding bile acid:sodium symporter family protein, producing MARPKLLPDNFTLCLVGTVIFASLLPVHGQAGVGFNWVTNVAVGLLFFLHGAKLSREAIIAGATHWRLHLVVLLSTFALFPLLGLALKPLLSPLVTPALYAGVLFLCTLPSTVQSSIAFTSIAKGNVPAAVCSASASSLLGIFITPALVSLVITNQAAGSGASPWHTVGNIVLQLLVPFVAGQLLRPLIGKWIERNRGVLKFVDQGSILLVVYGAFSEAVNEGLWHQIPLSALGGLLLLCVVLLALALAVTIFVSKRLGFSRADQITIIFCGSKKSLAAGVPMAKVIFASHAVGAVVLPLMLFHQIQLMVCAALAQRWGARDTSGENLAASRERTAAAVARR from the coding sequence ATGGCTCGCCCGAAACTGCTTCCCGACAACTTCACCCTGTGCCTCGTCGGCACCGTGATCTTTGCCAGCTTGCTGCCGGTTCATGGGCAGGCCGGCGTCGGGTTCAACTGGGTGACGAACGTGGCAGTCGGCCTGCTGTTTTTCCTTCATGGCGCCAAGCTCTCACGCGAAGCGATTATTGCGGGCGCGACGCATTGGCGGCTGCATCTTGTAGTGCTGCTGAGCACGTTCGCGCTCTTTCCGCTGCTCGGCCTCGCGCTTAAACCGCTCCTTTCGCCACTTGTCACGCCGGCGCTCTATGCGGGGGTCCTCTTCCTCTGCACGCTGCCGTCTACGGTTCAGTCGTCGATCGCGTTCACGTCCATTGCCAAAGGCAACGTGCCGGCTGCCGTATGCAGCGCGTCGGCCTCGAGCCTGCTCGGCATCTTCATCACACCCGCGCTCGTCAGCCTCGTCATCACCAATCAGGCGGCCGGCAGCGGCGCTTCGCCGTGGCATACGGTAGGCAACATCGTGCTGCAACTGCTGGTGCCGTTTGTGGCCGGGCAGTTGCTGCGCCCGTTGATCGGCAAATGGATCGAGCGCAATCGCGGCGTGCTCAAGTTCGTCGACCAGGGGTCGATCCTGCTGGTGGTGTACGGCGCGTTCAGCGAGGCCGTCAACGAAGGCCTGTGGCATCAGATTCCGCTCTCCGCGCTCGGTGGCCTGCTGCTGCTGTGCGTCGTGCTGCTCGCGCTGGCCCTGGCCGTGACGATTTTCGTCAGCAAACGGCTCGGCTTTAGCCGTGCGGACCAGATCACCATTATTTTCTGCGGGTCGAAGAAGAGTCTCGCCGCCGGCGTGCCGATGGCCAAGGTGATCTTCGCCTCGCATGCGGTCGGCGCCGTCGTCTTGCCGCTGATGCTGTTCCACCAGATCCAGTTGATGGTGTGCGCCGCGCTCGCGCAACGCTGGGGCGCGCGCGACACCAGCGGCGAGAACCTCGCCGCCTCGCGCGAGCGGACCGCCGCCGCCGTCGCGCGCCGGTGA
- a CDS encoding porin: protein MKTSISGALKTTLKATACAALLASASSAFAQSSVQLYGQVDEWVGAQKFPGGKTAVQVSGGGMSTSYWGLKGAEDLGNGYKAIFALEGFFLAQNGQYGRFTGDTMFSRNAYVGIESPYGTVTAGRLTTPLFVSTILFNPFIDSYQFSPMIWHTYLGLGTFPTYSTDQGVTGDSGWSNAVSYSSPNFNGLSATAMYALGNTTENGAKKWSGQVLYFHGPFAATAVYQYVNFNNVPSDLGSFGTSGVPGLKSQSVAQVGVSYDLKFVKFFGQYMYTYNYQQVTSWHVNTAQGGATVPFGPGSVMASFAYSRDGGGFDQTRQTAAVGYDYPLSKRTDIYAAYMYDHIYNVSSGNTYGVGLRAKF from the coding sequence ATGAAAACAAGCATCAGCGGTGCGCTGAAGACCACCCTCAAGGCAACCGCGTGTGCCGCTCTGCTGGCCAGTGCATCGTCTGCTTTTGCGCAATCGAGCGTGCAACTCTATGGTCAGGTCGACGAATGGGTCGGCGCGCAGAAATTTCCGGGCGGCAAGACTGCGGTGCAGGTCTCGGGCGGCGGCATGTCGACTTCGTACTGGGGCTTGAAAGGGGCGGAGGATCTGGGCAACGGTTACAAGGCGATCTTCGCGTTGGAAGGGTTCTTCCTGGCGCAAAACGGCCAGTACGGCCGCTTCACGGGCGACACGATGTTCTCGCGTAACGCGTACGTCGGTATCGAGTCGCCCTACGGCACGGTGACGGCCGGCCGTCTGACGACGCCGCTGTTCGTGTCGACGATTTTGTTCAACCCGTTCATCGACTCGTATCAGTTCTCGCCGATGATCTGGCACACGTACCTGGGTCTCGGCACGTTCCCGACCTACTCGACGGATCAGGGCGTGACCGGCGATTCGGGCTGGAGCAACGCGGTGTCGTACTCGTCGCCGAACTTCAACGGTTTGAGCGCGACGGCCATGTACGCGCTCGGCAACACGACCGAGAACGGCGCGAAGAAGTGGAGCGGCCAGGTGCTGTACTTCCACGGCCCGTTCGCGGCCACGGCGGTGTATCAGTACGTGAACTTCAACAACGTGCCGAGCGACCTGGGCAGCTTCGGCACGTCGGGCGTTCCTGGCCTGAAGAGCCAGAGCGTCGCGCAAGTCGGCGTGTCGTACGACCTGAAGTTCGTGAAGTTCTTCGGCCAGTACATGTACACGTACAACTACCAGCAGGTCACGAGCTGGCACGTGAACACGGCGCAAGGCGGCGCGACGGTGCCGTTCGGCCCGGGCTCGGTGATGGCGTCATTCGCCTACTCGCGCGATGGCGGCGGCTTCGACCAGACCCGTCAGACGGCAGCGGTCGGCTACGACTATCCGCTGTCCAAGCGCACGGACATCTACGCGGCCTACATGTACGACCACATCTACAACGTGTCGAGCGGCAACACCTACGGCGTCGGCCTGCGCGCGAAGTTCTAA
- a CDS encoding LysR family transcriptional regulator produces MDTLVSMKVFRHVVEVGSFVGAAERMEMSAAMASKHVMHLEQQLGARLLNRTTRRVAPTEAGREYYERLSQVLTELEEAEQVVGAASVVPQGRLRVSSLSAFGLSHVMAAVADYAAQYPQVTVDMTLSDRVVELIDEGFDVAIRASPSGLKSSSLIARQIATAHLVLCASPAYLKRHGTPKTVADLARHNYLQYAGVSALEIAPATGDASPRVRLTGNLIVNHLEAQRVIVLQGAGIAMLGTEVIGDDLAAGRLVPLLVDDVPPRELPIHVVYASRRHLSAKVRSFVDFLAERFANESLWPSLEQIKALAVR; encoded by the coding sequence ATGGATACCCTCGTCAGCATGAAAGTGTTCCGCCACGTCGTCGAAGTCGGCAGCTTTGTCGGCGCGGCCGAGCGGATGGAGATGTCGGCGGCCATGGCGAGCAAGCATGTGATGCACCTCGAACAGCAACTTGGCGCGCGTCTCCTGAACCGCACCACGCGGCGGGTCGCGCCGACCGAGGCGGGCCGCGAGTACTACGAGCGTCTGAGCCAGGTGCTCACGGAACTCGAAGAGGCCGAGCAGGTGGTCGGCGCGGCAAGCGTCGTGCCGCAGGGGCGCTTGCGGGTGTCGTCGCTGTCGGCGTTCGGCTTGAGTCACGTGATGGCCGCGGTGGCCGACTACGCCGCGCAGTATCCGCAGGTCACCGTCGATATGACCTTGTCGGACCGCGTGGTCGAACTGATCGACGAGGGTTTCGATGTCGCGATCCGCGCTTCGCCGAGCGGACTGAAGTCGTCGTCATTGATCGCGCGGCAAATCGCGACCGCGCACCTCGTGCTGTGCGCATCGCCGGCGTATTTGAAGCGGCACGGCACGCCGAAGACCGTCGCCGATCTGGCGCGCCACAACTATCTGCAATACGCGGGCGTGTCGGCGCTCGAAATCGCGCCCGCCACGGGTGATGCCTCACCGCGCGTGCGTCTGACGGGCAATCTGATCGTCAATCATCTGGAAGCGCAGCGCGTGATCGTGCTGCAAGGCGCGGGCATCGCGATGCTCGGCACCGAAGTGATCGGCGACGATCTGGCCGCGGGGCGTCTCGTGCCGCTGCTGGTGGACGACGTGCCGCCGCGCGAGCTGCCCATTCACGTCGTCTACGCGAGCCGCCGACATCTGTCGGCCAAGGTGCGCTCGTTTGTGGACTTTCTCGCCGAGCGGTTCGCGAACGAGTCGCTGTGGCCGTCGCTCGAACAGATCAAGGCGTTGGCGGTGCGCTAG